The following proteins are co-located in the Nonlabens ponticola genome:
- a CDS encoding dimethylarginine dimethylaminohydrolase family protein has protein sequence MDKIDLHIPNETARLRAVILGTAMSNGAAPSLEEAYDPKSREHIAAGTYPQNPDMIIEMAHVAAVLSKYDVAIFSPVQIQDYNQIFTRDIGFVIGDTFVKSNILPDRDQEIEAIQHILNKIDPSKIIKPPEEVHVEGGDVMVHNDYIFVGTYRGDDYPNFITARTNVQAVEWLEKTFPNKKVVSFNLRKSNEVARDNALHLDCCFQPVGHNKCIIHRNGFLEEEEYEFLVDLFGKQNCFELTKDEMYHMNSNIFSIAPDVVISERGFTRLNDWLRSHNITVEEVPYAEIAKQEGLLRCSTLPLIRD, from the coding sequence ATGGATAAAATCGATTTACACATACCTAATGAGACTGCCAGGCTGCGAGCCGTCATTCTAGGAACCGCCATGAGCAATGGTGCTGCGCCTAGTCTTGAAGAAGCCTATGACCCAAAATCACGAGAGCATATTGCCGCAGGAACTTATCCTCAAAATCCAGATATGATTATCGAGATGGCACATGTTGCAGCTGTCCTATCAAAGTATGATGTGGCGATCTTCTCGCCAGTACAGATTCAGGATTACAACCAGATTTTTACTAGAGATATAGGCTTCGTGATCGGTGATACATTTGTCAAGTCTAATATCCTGCCAGATCGTGATCAGGAAATAGAGGCGATTCAGCATATTCTTAATAAGATCGATCCTAGCAAAATCATCAAACCACCAGAAGAAGTTCATGTAGAAGGTGGCGACGTTATGGTGCACAACGATTACATTTTTGTAGGTACTTATCGCGGCGATGATTATCCTAATTTCATTACTGCTCGTACCAATGTTCAAGCGGTTGAATGGTTAGAAAAAACGTTCCCAAATAAAAAAGTTGTCAGTTTTAATCTGCGCAAGTCTAACGAAGTTGCGAGAGACAATGCTTTGCACCTGGATTGTTGTTTCCAGCCTGTTGGTCACAACAAGTGCATCATTCATCGCAATGGTTTTCTTGAAGAAGAAGAGTATGAGTTCTTGGTAGATCTTTTTGGCAAGCAAAACTGCTTTGAACTCACCAAAGATGAGATGTACCACATGAATTCCAACATCTTTTCTATCGCTCCAGATGTCGTCATTTCAGAACGTGGATTTACAAGATTGAATGACTGGCTGCGTTCACACAACATCACCGTAGAAGAAGTTCCCTATGCTGAGATCGCCAAGCAGGAAGGCCTGTTGCGCTGTTCTACCTTACCCTTAATCAGAGATTAA
- a CDS encoding HupE/UreJ family protein, with amino-acid sequence MAFAHGVSSTDQATLDSGGLLSYIYVGAKHMLTGYDHLLFLVGVVFYLKGFKDILKFITVFTIGHCITLLGATYLSFKVDEHLIDAVIALSVLYKGFENLGGFKKLNINAPNLLAMVFGFGLIHGLGLSARLQSFDIGTDQFLAKILCFNVGVEIGQILALIPIVFLISLWKGKKSYLPFYKAANVYLVIAGIGLFIYQLVGYFNS; translated from the coding sequence ATGGCATTTGCGCATGGCGTGAGCAGTACAGATCAAGCAACACTCGATAGCGGTGGACTGTTATCCTATATCTATGTAGGTGCCAAGCACATGCTTACTGGCTATGACCACTTGCTTTTCTTAGTAGGCGTTGTTTTTTACTTGAAGGGCTTTAAGGATATCCTGAAATTCATAACTGTATTTACCATAGGTCATTGCATTACTCTTCTAGGCGCAACTTATTTAAGTTTCAAGGTTGATGAACATCTGATTGATGCTGTCATTGCCTTGAGCGTTTTATACAAGGGCTTTGAAAACCTTGGTGGATTCAAAAAATTGAACATCAATGCACCTAATTTGTTGGCTATGGTATTTGGCTTTGGACTTATTCACGGATTGGGTTTATCGGCCAGACTGCAGTCCTTTGATATAGGTACCGATCAATTTCTAGCTAAGATCCTGTGCTTTAATGTTGGTGTGGAAATCGGTCAAATCCTGGCGCTGATTCCTATTGTTTTTCTCATCTCCTTATGGAAAGGAAAGAAGAGCTATCTGCCATTTTATAAAGCTGCAAATGTTTATTTAGTGATCGCTGGAATTGGTTTGTTTATTTATCAGTTAGTTGGGTATTTCAATTCTTGA
- a CDS encoding DUF4198 domain-containing protein, with the protein MKKYFFLILLVFVLCSHDMFLKLDSYFLEADSDAVIQLYNGTFDASENVIDRDRMIDASIVANGQRTAIQEKQWTEKDSTTFLNFKTGASGTYVAGVSTKARNIEMQPEAFNNYLEHDGVIDMLASRKENGELESDAIEKYSKHVKTIFQVGDRLTDDWNTNLGYPIEFIPLCNPYSKHTGDSLTFKLLKNNEPLANQLVIVDYKAAPGGHTHSENNNQHSHDNGETHSHDNETSEEHTHDDGTTHSHENEKSDNHSHDQEAAEHTHEDGTRHSHDAESKSEATADHTHDSGTQMRTNDNGELTIKLEEDGIWFLRTIHMVESEEDGLTHESNWATVTFEVTHDHADAHSHDEDHDHDEDGLPIWIFIAGSIVLIGGLFFYFSRKK; encoded by the coding sequence ATGAAGAAGTATTTCTTTCTAATCCTTTTAGTTTTTGTCCTCTGTAGCCACGATATGTTTTTAAAACTGGATTCCTATTTCCTTGAAGCCGATAGTGATGCCGTAATCCAACTTTATAATGGGACTTTTGACGCTAGTGAGAACGTCATCGATCGCGATCGCATGATTGATGCGAGCATAGTAGCAAATGGTCAACGCACAGCCATTCAAGAAAAACAGTGGACTGAAAAAGACAGCACCACCTTTTTAAATTTCAAGACTGGTGCCTCTGGAACTTATGTAGCTGGCGTTTCTACCAAAGCCAGAAATATAGAGATGCAACCCGAGGCTTTCAACAATTACCTAGAACATGATGGCGTCATAGACATGCTCGCATCTAGAAAAGAAAACGGCGAACTAGAATCTGATGCGATTGAGAAGTATTCTAAACACGTCAAAACCATATTTCAAGTAGGTGATCGTTTGACTGACGACTGGAATACCAACTTAGGTTATCCTATCGAGTTCATACCGCTATGCAATCCTTACAGTAAGCATACAGGCGATAGTCTGACATTTAAATTACTGAAAAATAATGAGCCGCTAGCTAACCAATTGGTCATCGTGGATTATAAAGCGGCACCTGGCGGACATACGCACAGTGAGAACAACAATCAGCACTCTCATGATAATGGTGAGACGCACTCGCATGATAATGAAACTAGTGAAGAGCACACTCATGATGATGGCACGACTCACTCACACGAAAATGAAAAGAGTGACAATCACTCGCACGATCAAGAAGCTGCAGAACACACACATGAAGACGGTACCAGGCATTCTCATGATGCAGAAAGCAAATCTGAGGCGACCGCTGACCACACGCACGATTCTGGAACTCAAATGCGTACTAATGACAATGGCGAACTCACCATTAAATTAGAAGAAGATGGTATCTGGTTCTTACGTACCATTCACATGGTAGAAAGTGAAGAAGATGGACTGACCCATGAATCTAATTGGGCTACTGTCACATTTGAGGTTACACACGATCATGCAGATGCGCACTCTCACGATGAAGATCATGATCATGATGAAGATGGTTTGCCTATTTGGATATTTATTGCAGGTAGCATTGTGTTGATAGGTGGTTTGTTCTTCTACTTCAGCCGTAAGAAGTAA
- a CDS encoding SDR family oxidoreductase, with translation MKVLLTGANGYIGVRLLYELLKADHEVVCAVRSASRLSVPDEIKEQIEIIEIDFLKPPKINPIPQDVDAAYYLIHSMTSSTSSFDQMEADSANKFVELIQETSCRQIIYLSGIVNQEQLSKHLLSRKRVEEILCASKIPCTVLRAGIIVGSGSSSFEIIRDLCEKLPVMITPKWVNTKTHPIAIRNVMSFLVGVLGRDDCLNESYDIGGKDVLSYKQMMQQYAKNRKLNLSIITVPVMTPKLSSYWLYFVTSTSYKLATNLVDSMAVEVIAKNNDLADRLGIQLYTYHEALNMAFAKIEQNNVASSWKDSMVSGRFKRNLNKFKKVPTYGCLKDAQTQKTDNPQEALQRIWSIGGDNGYYYANFLWKIRGYVDKLAGGVGLRRGRTNQDKIYAGDSLDFWRVLVADKEEKRLLLFAEMRVPGEAWLEFEIDEDNVVHQTATFRPRGLTGRLYWYSMLPFHYFIFNGMIRHIATGK, from the coding sequence ATGAAGGTATTATTGACAGGTGCAAACGGTTACATAGGTGTACGATTACTTTATGAGCTACTCAAAGCAGATCATGAAGTAGTTTGCGCCGTGCGCAGCGCCTCTCGCCTATCTGTTCCTGACGAGATCAAGGAACAAATCGAGATCATAGAAATTGATTTTCTCAAGCCGCCTAAGATTAATCCGATACCGCAGGATGTTGATGCGGCTTATTACTTGATCCATTCCATGACTAGCAGCACCAGCTCATTTGATCAAATGGAAGCTGATAGTGCCAACAAATTTGTTGAACTGATTCAAGAAACATCATGCAGGCAGATCATTTACTTATCAGGAATTGTCAATCAAGAACAACTTAGTAAGCATTTGCTTTCGCGAAAGCGTGTTGAAGAAATACTATGTGCAAGCAAAATACCTTGTACGGTATTAAGGGCTGGAATTATCGTGGGTAGCGGCAGCTCCTCTTTTGAGATTATACGTGATTTGTGCGAGAAATTACCCGTCATGATCACTCCAAAATGGGTCAATACGAAGACGCATCCGATTGCCATACGCAATGTGATGAGTTTTCTAGTAGGCGTTTTAGGAAGAGACGATTGCTTGAATGAGAGTTATGATATAGGCGGCAAGGACGTGCTAAGCTACAAGCAAATGATGCAGCAATATGCCAAAAACAGAAAGCTAAATCTATCCATCATCACGGTTCCTGTGATGACGCCTAAACTGAGTTCCTACTGGTTATATTTTGTCACCAGTACTTCTTATAAACTAGCCACTAACCTTGTGGACAGCATGGCCGTTGAAGTCATCGCCAAAAACAATGATCTAGCAGATCGATTAGGTATCCAACTTTACACTTATCATGAAGCACTCAACATGGCTTTTGCCAAAATTGAGCAGAATAACGTTGCCAGCAGCTGGAAAGATTCTATGGTAAGCGGTAGGTTCAAACGCAATCTCAATAAATTCAAGAAAGTACCTACCTATGGATGTTTAAAGGATGCCCAAACCCAAAAAACCGATAACCCTCAAGAAGCGCTACAGCGCATATGGTCCATAGGTGGCGATAATGGATATTACTACGCTAATTTCCTGTGGAAAATACGCGGCTATGTGGACAAACTAGCTGGTGGCGTTGGCCTAAGACGTGGTCGCACCAATCAGGACAAAATCTATGCTGGTGACTCGCTGGACTTTTGGCGTGTGCTGGTAGCCGATAAGGAAGAAAAAAGACTGTTGCTTTTTGCTGAAATGCGCGTTCCTGGCGAGGCCTGGCTAGAGTTTGAAATTGATGAAGACAACGTCGTACATCAAACAGCCACCTTCAGACCTCGCGGATTGACTGGTAGGTTGTATTGGTACAGCATGTTACCATTCCACTATTTTATTTTTAATGGAATGATTAGGCATATTGCTACTGGGAAGTGA
- a CDS encoding citrate synthase, with protein sequence MADKAILDIDGSKYEFPIITGTENERAIDIKALRGATDGVTTIDPGFKNTGSCTSAITFLNGEEGILRYRGYAIEDLAEKASFLEVAYLLIFGELPTSDQLDKFHNDIKAQSHVDEDVKKILDGFPKSAHPMGVLSSLTSALIAFNPSSVNVDSEEDMYKAIVNIMGKFPVLVAWALRKRTGQPLDYGDDNLGYVENILKMMFKKPNSEYKHNQVVVDALDKLLILHADHEQNCSTSTVRIVGSSHAGLFASLSAGINALWGPLHGGANQAVLEMLEAIKEDGGDTKKYMAKAKDKEDPFRLMGFGHRVYKNFDPRARIIKKAADEVLSDLGVEDPILEIAKGLEKEALNDPYFVDRKLYPNVDFYSGIIYRAMGIPVEMFTVMFALGRLPGWIAQWKEMRENKEPIGRPRQVYVGETHREFKEVSKR encoded by the coding sequence ATGGCAGATAAAGCGATACTAGACATTGATGGGTCAAAATATGAATTTCCCATCATCACAGGAACTGAGAATGAAAGAGCGATAGATATCAAGGCGTTGCGCGGTGCGACAGATGGTGTTACTACCATCGATCCAGGTTTTAAAAACACGGGTAGCTGTACAAGTGCGATCACGTTCTTGAATGGAGAAGAAGGAATCCTGAGGTATCGAGGATATGCGATCGAGGATTTAGCAGAAAAAGCTAGTTTTCTAGAGGTGGCGTATTTGCTCATTTTTGGCGAGCTGCCTACCAGCGACCAGCTAGATAAATTTCACAACGATATCAAGGCACAATCTCATGTAGATGAGGATGTGAAGAAAATATTGGACGGTTTCCCTAAGTCTGCACACCCTATGGGCGTGCTGTCTTCTTTGACTAGCGCACTTATTGCTTTCAACCCATCTTCAGTCAATGTAGATAGCGAGGAAGACATGTATAAGGCCATTGTCAACATCATGGGTAAATTCCCAGTGTTGGTAGCATGGGCCTTGCGCAAGCGCACTGGACAGCCATTAGACTATGGTGATGACAATCTAGGATATGTAGAGAACATCTTAAAGATGATGTTCAAGAAGCCTAATTCTGAATACAAGCACAATCAGGTAGTGGTTGATGCACTTGATAAACTCTTAATTCTGCACGCAGACCACGAGCAAAACTGTTCCACAAGTACGGTACGCATCGTTGGTTCTTCTCACGCAGGTCTCTTTGCTAGTTTAAGTGCTGGAATCAACGCCCTTTGGGGTCCATTGCATGGTGGTGCCAACCAGGCAGTTCTTGAAATGCTAGAAGCTATCAAAGAAGATGGTGGTGATACCAAAAAATACATGGCAAAAGCCAAGGATAAGGAAGATCCTTTCCGTTTGATGGGCTTTGGTCACAGAGTTTATAAAAACTTTGATCCACGCGCACGCATCATCAAGAAAGCGGCAGATGAGGTTCTTTCTGACCTAGGAGTAGAGGATCCTATCCTGGAGATCGCCAAAGGTCTTGAGAAAGAAGCCTTGAACGATCCATATTTCGTTGACCGCAAGTTATACCCTAATGTAGATTTCTATTCAGGTATCATTTACCGAGCCATGGGAATTCCAGTAGAGATGTTCACGGTAATGTTTGCACTAGGTAGATTACCAGGATGGATCGCACAGTGGAAAGAAATGAGAGAAAACAAAGAACCTATAGGACGTCCACGTCAAGTTTATGTAGGTGAGACGCACAGAGAATTCAAGGAAGTTTCAAAGAGATAA
- the ctlX gene encoding citrulline utilization hydrolase CtlX, with the protein MSQITDTILMVRPVQFRLNEETAVNNYYQDQDFHQEIKDATANSRAQDEFDAFAKALQVKGINVIIVSDDDKHDTPDSIFPNNWLSTHANGDAVLYPMFAENRRLERRPEVLDRLEEEGFQINNIVDYTSAEDEDVFLEGTGSLLLDRVNEKAYCSISPRADEDLLIEFCEDFEYTPVIFTAYQTVDNKRLPIYHTNVMMALGEEFAVICLDCIDEKKQRKNVLKHLKADGKHVVAITEDQVNAFAGNMIQVKNATGKKFLVMSDQAYNSLDQNQIKQLEKFNEIIHPDIKTIETLGGGSVRCMMAEVFLPRR; encoded by the coding sequence ATGAGTCAAATTACCGATACCATTCTCATGGTGCGTCCCGTGCAGTTCCGTTTAAATGAAGAAACTGCCGTCAATAATTATTACCAGGATCAAGATTTTCATCAGGAAATCAAGGATGCAACTGCAAACAGCAGGGCGCAGGATGAGTTTGACGCTTTCGCGAAAGCGTTACAAGTAAAAGGCATCAACGTTATCATTGTAAGTGATGATGATAAACACGATACTCCTGACAGTATTTTCCCCAACAACTGGTTGTCTACACATGCCAATGGAGATGCAGTGCTCTATCCCATGTTTGCCGAAAACCGTAGACTAGAACGCAGACCTGAGGTACTGGATAGGCTAGAGGAAGAAGGATTCCAAATCAACAACATCGTCGATTACACCAGTGCCGAAGATGAAGACGTTTTTCTAGAAGGAACAGGCAGCTTGCTGCTGGACCGCGTCAATGAAAAAGCCTACTGCAGCATCTCACCGCGAGCCGATGAAGACTTGTTGATCGAATTCTGTGAAGATTTTGAATACACACCAGTCATTTTTACCGCATATCAAACGGTAGATAACAAGCGCCTACCTATCTATCACACTAACGTCATGATGGCGCTAGGCGAGGAGTTTGCGGTAATCTGTCTAGACTGTATTGATGAGAAAAAACAACGCAAGAACGTCTTAAAACATTTAAAAGCAGATGGTAAGCATGTGGTAGCCATTACAGAAGATCAAGTAAATGCATTTGCTGGCAATATGATCCAGGTCAAAAATGCCACTGGCAAGAAGTTTCTGGTCATGAGCGATCAAGCCTACAACTCACTAGATCAAAACCAAATTAAACAACTAGAGAAGTTCAACGAGATCATCCATCCAGATATCAAAACCATTGAAACTTTAGGCGGCGGCAGCGTGCGCTGTATGATGGCTGAGGTTTTCTTGCCTAGGAGATAA